CCGGCGCACCCGCGCCACGCAAAGCGTGCCGCCGGGCACGGTGTCGGTGGGAATGCTGGAGTGGATGTCGAACTCGTCGGCCAGCCGGCGCACGGCGCCCAGGCCGGTACCGGGGCTGCTGCCGTTGCCGGTGGAATAGCCATCGCTCATGCAGCGCGCCATGTCGGTGATGCCCGGGCCTTCATCGATGGAGATGACCTCCACGTCGCCACGGTCGGGCCGCGATGCAATGAGCAGTTGGCCCGCCTTGGCGTGGCGTTGGAGGTTGGAGCCGAGCTCGGTCACCACCAGCGCCAGCCGGCCGGCCTCGACCTCACCCAGACCGATCTCGCGCGCCAGATGCGCAGCGTGGCGCCGCGCCTCGCCAACCCGACTCGCGTCGTCGATCGGGAAGGCGGTGTGGGTCCAGCCCGCGATTATTTCCACTTGGTGATGCTGACCCGCGTTCCCTGTCCGGGCGCTGACTGCAGGTCGAAATCGTTCACGAGTCGTTTGCTGCCCGGCAGGCCCAGGCCCATGCCACTGCCGCTGGTCCAGCCGTCGGTGAGCGCGAGCTTGAGGTCGGCAATGCCGGGGCCTTGGTCCTCGAAGTGGAGTTGCAACCCGCGCCGGCCGTTGGCTTCCACGATCTCCCAGCGCATCTGGCCGCCGCCGCCGTGGATCAGCGTGTTGCGCGACAGCTCGCTGGCCGCGGTGATCATCTTGGTCTGGTCGACGAGCGACAGCTTGAGTTCCTGGCAGAGCGTACGCACCATCTGGCGGCTGACGACGATGTGCTGCTCGGTCTCGATCGGCATGCTGCCGCTGGGTTCAGCGGCCAAGAAGCTGCTCCTCGCGCGCCCGGCGCAAAAGCTCCATGCCGCGCTCCACATTCAGCGCGGTTTTCACGCCGTCGAGCGACAGGCCGAGCTCCACCAGCGTGATGGCCACCGCCGGCTGCATGCCGACGACCACCGTGGTGGCCGACAGGATGCGGGCGATGCCCGAAATACTGGTGAGCATGCGGCCGACGAAGGAATCGACGATCTCCAGCGCCGAGATGTCGATCATCACGCCGCTGGCCCCGGTGGTGGCGATCTTGTTGGCCAGATCGTCCTGGAGTGTGATGGCCATCTGGTCCTGCATGTCGACCTGGATGGTCACCAGCAGGGTGTCGCCCATGCGAAGGATTGGAATGCGATCCATGCGGTGCGGGCTCCGTTCAGGCCTGGCCGCGCGTGATGCGCCAGCCGGTCTTCTGCAGGGCCAGCGCCAGTGCGTCGGCCAGCGAGGCCTTGGTGTTGATGCCTTCGAGGTCGATGCCCAGGTGCACGATGGTCTGCGCGATCTGCGGCCGGATCCCGCTGATGATGCAGTCCGCGCCCATCAGGCGGATGGCGGTCACGGTTTTCAGCAGGTGCTGCGCGACCAGGGTGTCGACCGTGGGCACGCCGGTGATGTCGATGATGGCGAGCTCGGACTCGGTCTCCACGATGCGCTGCAGCAGTGTCTCCATGACCACCTGCGTGCGGTTGCTGTCGAGGATGCCGATCATGGGCACCGCCAGCACGCCGTCCCACAGCTTGATGACGGGGGTGGAGAGCTCGAGCAGCTCTTCCTGCTGGCGCCGGATGATGTCTTCGCGCGAATGCTGGAAGCTGTTGACCGTGCGCTGCGCCATACGGTCGATCAGCGAGGTGACGCTCCACAGTGCAGCCGACAACGCCTTGGGATCCTTCTCGTACTGCACCTGCAGCAGCTCGAAGAGCGGCTTCTTGAGCGCCAGCACGAATACGCTGGTGTCGCCGGCAGCCTGGCCCTTGGCCGCCCGCGACCTGGAAAGGGATTCGAGCGTCTGGCGAACGCCTGACCAGTCCGGAGAATCGAGATTGTCGAGGTCGCCGTCGGCGGCCACACCCGCGCGCAACTGCTGGAGCAGGTCGGCGGCTTCCACCAGCGCGGTGCGGCGTGCATTGGGTTCGGTGACGCCGGCTTCGCTCAGCCAAACGTCCAGGATGGCGGCCTCGTCGGCGCCGATTGCGGCAGAGATCGCCGTGTTTTCACTTTTCATCTGAATTCCTGGTGGTGTCGGGCCATGGCGATGCCGCGCGGCGCCGAGGCTTTTTTTGCCGGTTCCGGGGGGCAGATTCTAGGTGAGGAAGTCGCACGGCCGGCCGAGAGCGAGCGGCCCGCAGGCCCGCAGGCCCGCAGGCCCGCAGGCCCGCAGGCAGGCAGGCAGGCGGCCGGCGGCCGGCGGGCAGGGTCGGCGCGGCGAAGCGCCGCGCGATCAGTGGTGGCCGATGATCGCGTGCGGCAGGTAGGGTGCTTCCAGCCGGGCGATGTCCTCGTCGGACAGCACCAGCTCGCAGGCGGCCGCGGCCTGGTCGAGCTGCCAGGTCTTGCTGGCGCCGATGACCGGCGCCGCCACGCCCTTGTGCAGCAGCCAGGCGTAGGCCACGGTGGCATGGCCCACACCGCGTGCCGCCGCCACCTCGCCGAGCGCGGCGACCACGGCGAAGTCGCAGTCGCGGTAATACCAGCGCTGGGCCACGTCGTCGAGCTGCGCGCGGCTGGTCTGCGCCGCCTTGGCGTCGCCGGCGCCGCGGTTGCCGGCCAGGAAGCCGCGCGCCAGCGGGCTGTAGGGGATCAGCGCCACGCCCTGGTCGTGGCAGAGAGGATTCATCTCGCGCTCTTCTTCCCGGTAGGCGAGGTTGTAATGGTTCTGCATGGAGACGAAGGGCGTCCAGCCGCGCTCGCGGGCGATCTGCTGGCACTTGGCGAACTGCCAGGCGTACATGCTGCTCGCGCCCAGGTAGCGCACCTTGCCGCTCTTGACGATGTCGTGCAGCGCTTCCATGGTTTCCTCGATCGGCGTGTCGGGGTCGAAGCGGTGGATCTGCCACAGGTCGATGTAGTCGGTGCCCAGCCGCTGCAGCGAGGCGTCGATGGCGTGGAACAGCCGCTTGCGCGAGAGCCCGCCGCGGTTGGGCGCCCACACCGGATGGGCCGAGCTGTAGGCCAGGTCGACCGGATGGAACACCTTGCTGGAGATGACCACTTCTTCCCGCCGGCAGAACTCGCGCACGAAGCGGCCGGTGAGCACCTCGGATTCGCCGGCCGAATAGAGATCGGCGGTGTCGAAGAAATTGATGCCTGCCTCCACCGCGTGGCGCACCACCGGGCGCGAGGCCTCTTCCTCCATGATCCAGGGCCGCCAGCGGGCGGTGCCGTAGGTGAGCATGCCCAGCGCGATGCGCGAGACCTTCAGGCCGGTGCGGCCGAGGTTGGTGTAGTTCATGGCGTCTCCGTCTTCTCGGGTGGGCACACGGTGTCCCGCAGCCGGTTCTTCTGCATCTTGCCGGTCGGCCCGAGCGGGATCGCGTCGACGAAGACCACGTCGTCCGGTATCCACCAGCGCGCCACCTTGCCGTCGAAGAAACGCAGCAGCTCGTCGCGCTCCACCTGCGCCCCCGGGCGCCGTACCACCACCAGCAGCGGCCGCTCGTCCCATTTGGGATGCGGCACGCCGACACAGGCGGCCAGCGCCACTGCCGGATGCGCGACGGCGATGCATTCGATGTCGATCGAGCTGATCCATTCGCCACCGCTCTTGATGACGTCCTTGGCCCGGTCGGTGATGCGCATGAAGCCGTCGGCGTCGATGGTGGCGACGTCGCCGGTGGGAAACCAGCCGTCCTGCAGCGGGCTATTGCCGGCACGGAAATAGGAGCTGGTCACCCACGGCCCGCGGATCATCAGCTCGCCCGGGCTGCGGCCGTCCCAGGGGAGTTCGGCGCCCCGGGCATCGACGACCTTCATGTCGACGCCGAAGATCGCCCGCCCCTGTTTGGCCTGCAGCGCCAGGCGTTCGTCGGCGGGGCGATCGTGGTGGTGCGCCTTGAGGGTGCTGGTCGTGGCCAGCGGGCTTGTTTCGGTCATGCCCCAGCCGTGCATCACATGTACGCCATAGCGTTCCTGGAACTCCCGGATCATCGACGGCGGGCAGGCCGAGCCGCCGATGCCGGTGAGGCGCAGGGTGTGGAAGCGCAGGCCCCGCTCACCCACGTGGGCCAGCAGGCCCTGCCAGATCGTCGGCACGCCGGAGGCGATGGTCACGCCCTCGGCCTCGAACAGTTCGTAGAGGCTGGCGCCGTCGAGCCGCGGGCCGGGAAACACCATCTTGGCGCCCACCATGCAGGCCGCGTAAGGCAGCCCCCAGGCATTGACGTGGTACATGGGCACCACCGGCAGGATCGCGTCGGTGGCCGAGCAGCCCACCGCGTCCGGCAGCGCCACGGCGAAGGCGTGCAGCACGCTGGAACGGTGGCTGTAGAGCACCCCTTTGGGATGGCCGGTGGTGCCGGAGGTATAGCAGAGGCCGGAGGCGGCGGCCTCGTCGAACACCGGCCAGTCGTAGTCGTCGGAGGCGGCCTCCAGCAGTTCCTCGTAGCAGAGCAGTCCGGCAATGCTGCTGTGCGCCGGCATGTGGGCGCGGTCGGTCATGGCGACCAGGGCACGCACGCCGCCCAGGCGCGGCGCGATCTCTTCGACCAGCGCGAGAAAGCTCAGATCGAAGAACAGCACCTGGTCGTCCGCGTCGTTCAGCATCCAGACCAGCTGGTCGGCATGCAGTCGCGGATTGGCCGTGTGCACCACCGCGGCCATGCCGCTGATCGCGTAGTACAGCTCCATGTGCCGATAGCCGTTCCAGGCGAGCGTGGCGACGCGCTGATCCGCCGCCACGCCGAGCGCGGCCAGCGCGTTGGCCAGGCGACGGGCGCGGGCGGCAAAGGCGCGGTAGTCGTAGCGGTGGATGTCGCCTTCCACGCGCCGCGAGACGATCTCGCGCTCGCCGTGGTGGCGCTCGGCATGGCGCAGCAGGGAAGAGATCAGCAGCGGCTGCTGCATCATCGTGGAGAGCATGCGAGAAGCCCTTTCTTCGTCTCAGACGCTGAGCGCGCCGTCGACCGGCAGCAGCACGCCCGAGACGTAGGCCGCCTCGTCCGACACCAGGAACAGCGCCGCGTTGGCCACGTCCCAGCAGCTGCCCTGCCGGCCCATGGGGCAGCGTGCGTCGCGCTCGGCCAGGATCGCGGCGAACTCCTCGGGGCTCTTGTCGCGAAACAGCGTGCGGATGTGCGGCGTGTCGATCATGCCGGGCAGGATCGCGTTGCAGCGGATGCCCTTGGGCGCATAGGTGCGCGCCATCACGCGGGTGAGCTGGTTGAGCGCGGCCTTCGAGGTGTTGTAGGAGATGAATTCCACCGTGGTCCAGCGCAGGCTGGCGGTGGACGACACGTTGACGATGGCGCCGCGGCCGGCGCGCTCCATGTGCGGCAGCACTTCCTTGCAGGCCAGGAAGACGCTTTTCAGGTTGACGTCGTGCACCCGGTCCCAGTCGTCCTCGGAGGTGTCCACCACGCCGCCGCGCACCTCGATGCCGACGTTGTTGTAGAGGATGTCGATGCGACCGAAACGCTCGACCGTCTGCGCCACCACCGCGCTCACCTGCGCATGGCGCGCAGCGTCGGCCTGCAGGGCCACGGCCCGGCCGCCCTCCTCCACGATCTGGCGCACGGTGTCTTCGGCCGCGGCCAGCTGCAGGTCGACCACCACTACCGTCGCGCCCTGGCGGGCGAAGGTCAGCGCCACCGCCTGGCCATTGCTCGGGCCGCCGTCGGCCGAGGAGCTGCCGCCGCCGATCAGCAGGCAGACCCGGCCGGCGAGCCGCTGAACTGCCTCGTGTTTCGTGTTCATGCCTGGTTCGCTTTCCTGGTCATTGGTCCGTACTCAGCACGATCTTTCCGAAGTGCACGTTGCGCCGCATGGCGTCGCAGGCCTGCGCCACCGCCTCCAGTGGTAGCCGCATGTCGATCGGCAGGCCGAGCAGGCCGGCCTGCAGCGCAGGCCACAGGTCGGCGCGCACCTGCGCGCCGATGGCGCCGACCTCGGCCGCGTCGCGGGTGCGAAAGCTGGTGCCGAGGTACTGAATGCGCCGCATCGAGTGCAGGTCGAAATCGAATTCACCGCGCTCGCCGGCCATGCGGCCGACGTTGACGATGCGGCCGCCGAGCGCGGTGGCGCGCATGGCGGGGCCGAGGTGGGGACCGGCCAGGAAGTCGATCACCAGATCGACGCCCCGCCCGCCCGTCAGCGCCAGCACCGCGTCGGGCCAGCCGGCATCGCCGGTGTCGACGGTCTCGCCGGCGCCGAATTCGCGCAGCCGCTCGCGCCGGTCGGCCCGGGTCGAGGTGCCGACGACCGTCCCGGCGCCGAGCAGGCGCGCGACCTGCAGGCACATCAGGCCCACGCCCGACGACGCCCCCAGCACCAGCACCGACCGCCCCATGCGCAGCGCGCCGTGGGTGACCAGCGCGACATGCGCGGTGCGCAAGGCCACGGTGAGGCAGGCCGCCGTCTCGTACGACATGGCGGCCGACGGGATCGCGAACGCGCGGCGCGCATCGGTGACCGCGTAGTCGGCAAAGCCGCCGGTGCCCGAACACATCACCC
The nucleotide sequence above comes from Xylophilus sp. GOD-11R. Encoded proteins:
- a CDS encoding anti-sigma regulatory factor, producing the protein MPIETEQHIVVSRQMVRTLCQELKLSLVDQTKMITAASELSRNTLIHGGGGQMRWEIVEANGRRGLQLHFEDQGPGIADLKLALTDGWTSGSGMGLGLPGSKRLVNDFDLQSAPGQGTRVSITKWK
- a CDS encoding STAS domain-containing protein encodes the protein MDRIPILRMGDTLLVTIQVDMQDQMAITLQDDLANKIATTGASGVMIDISALEIVDSFVGRMLTSISGIARILSATTVVVGMQPAVAITLVELGLSLDGVKTALNVERGMELLRRAREEQLLGR
- a CDS encoding STAS domain-containing protein, translating into MKSENTAISAAIGADEAAILDVWLSEAGVTEPNARRTALVEAADLLQQLRAGVAADGDLDNLDSPDWSGVRQTLESLSRSRAAKGQAAGDTSVFVLALKKPLFELLQVQYEKDPKALSAALWSVTSLIDRMAQRTVNSFQHSREDIIRRQQEELLELSTPVIKLWDGVLAVPMIGILDSNRTQVVMETLLQRIVETESELAIIDITGVPTVDTLVAQHLLKTVTAIRLMGADCIISGIRPQIAQTIVHLGIDLEGINTKASLADALALALQKTGWRITRGQA
- a CDS encoding aldo/keto reductase; the protein is MNYTNLGRTGLKVSRIALGMLTYGTARWRPWIMEEEASRPVVRHAVEAGINFFDTADLYSAGESEVLTGRFVREFCRREEVVISSKVFHPVDLAYSSAHPVWAPNRGGLSRKRLFHAIDASLQRLGTDYIDLWQIHRFDPDTPIEETMEALHDIVKSGKVRYLGASSMYAWQFAKCQQIARERGWTPFVSMQNHYNLAYREEEREMNPLCHDQGVALIPYSPLARGFLAGNRGAGDAKAAQTSRAQLDDVAQRWYYRDCDFAVVAALGEVAAARGVGHATVAYAWLLHKGVAAPVIGASKTWQLDQAAAACELVLSDEDIARLEAPYLPHAIIGHH
- a CDS encoding 3-(methylthio)propionyl-CoA ligase, with the translated sequence MLSTMMQQPLLISSLLRHAERHHGEREIVSRRVEGDIHRYDYRAFAARARRLANALAALGVAADQRVATLAWNGYRHMELYYAISGMAAVVHTANPRLHADQLVWMLNDADDQVLFFDLSFLALVEEIAPRLGGVRALVAMTDRAHMPAHSSIAGLLCYEELLEAASDDYDWPVFDEAAASGLCYTSGTTGHPKGVLYSHRSSVLHAFAVALPDAVGCSATDAILPVVPMYHVNAWGLPYAACMVGAKMVFPGPRLDGASLYELFEAEGVTIASGVPTIWQGLLAHVGERGLRFHTLRLTGIGGSACPPSMIREFQERYGVHVMHGWGMTETSPLATTSTLKAHHHDRPADERLALQAKQGRAIFGVDMKVVDARGAELPWDGRSPGELMIRGPWVTSSYFRAGNSPLQDGWFPTGDVATIDADGFMRITDRAKDVIKSGGEWISSIDIECIAVAHPAVALAACVGVPHPKWDERPLLVVVRRPGAQVERDELLRFFDGKVARWWIPDDVVFVDAIPLGPTGKMQKNRLRDTVCPPEKTETP
- a CDS encoding SDR family oxidoreductase, translating into MNTKHEAVQRLAGRVCLLIGGGSSSADGGPSNGQAVALTFARQGATVVVVDLQLAAAEDTVRQIVEEGGRAVALQADAARHAQVSAVVAQTVERFGRIDILYNNVGIEVRGGVVDTSEDDWDRVHDVNLKSVFLACKEVLPHMERAGRGAIVNVSSTASLRWTTVEFISYNTSKAALNQLTRVMARTYAPKGIRCNAILPGMIDTPHIRTLFRDKSPEEFAAILAERDARCPMGRQGSCWDVANAALFLVSDEAAYVSGVLLPVDGALSV
- a CDS encoding quinone oxidoreductase family protein — its product is MSSPGTTMRAAVLGADGPVIVERKLARPGPTEILVRVRAASLNRADLLLIDGKAHGLQGGPGTPLGLEWAGEVIEAGADVADVSGLKVGDRVMCSGTGGFADYAVTDARRAFAIPSAAMSYETAACLTVALRTAHVALVTHGALRMGRSVLVLGASSGVGLMCLQVARLLGAGTVVGTSTRADRRERLREFGAGETVDTGDAGWPDAVLALTGGRGVDLVIDFLAGPHLGPAMRATALGGRIVNVGRMAGERGEFDFDLHSMRRIQYLGTSFRTRDAAEVGAIGAQVRADLWPALQAGLLGLPIDMRLPLEAVAQACDAMRRNVHFGKIVLSTDQ